The sequence below is a genomic window from Uranotaenia lowii strain MFRU-FL chromosome 2, ASM2978415v1, whole genome shotgun sequence.
aactgatgtGTTGTAGATctttaaaacatatttgaattgcattgcgaggtttccaaaactttaaattttgaaaaaatcggttgagaaacacgAGAAAACTAGCGGTTcgaagcgaggagtgtcaaattgatactcaaggtctgataaaggatttttttcctgGACTTTCAGAGCGCGTatgtaaaaaagtaatgatacaatattgaaaatttcaaaaattcattgagggtaaccgaagaaatttattttttttattttgatacacccgaataaagttagaagccgccaaacttccaaaagtgttataatgacactcaagagcggattagggttaagtaattgacttaaaaaataaattacaatttgTTCCACAACACTTCTAACCATTTGAATGTATGCAATGAATTTCCACTAAAGTGATCctgaaacttattaaaaattaaataacatatTCCAAAAAGTTcaacataaatttgacaaaacgacaaaaatgaaccTAATTgacaataaatgacaaaacCAACAAATGAGCGAAAGAgtatatccaaaaaaaatatcatacctgacaaaaaatcaagagtaaaagaaaaacaaaaatgaaaaagaatttttttccaaacttatgtagttttggttttttgtcttgttttcaatgttctaacttttgtcatattgttaattttgagcttttttacatttgaaatttccgatcatttgttttagattttttccttttttatctttttgaattcatttttattttggtccctatgttatttttgtctttttttaaatcatttttgtcgtttttattttaaactctgTGGTTTTAATCATTTAATCATTAAACTTTGTGGTTTTAATTTCAATCACATTATTCAAGTTTACTTTCATTATGGTTTTGGGTATTCTAACTAAAATACCCAAAACTATAATGAAAGTAAACTGGAACCACCCTAGTGTAAAATAAATTGACCACAGTGGTGTAAAAACCTGAACAATGAATGTGTTCTGAAATTCATCGATAAAATTTTATCCCATATATCTAACCATTGCCACCCTGGCCCTGATGGAAACATATCAacacaaagaaaaaatcatacagAATCAACAATGTATTCGAATATAAAAATTGGGGTTTATTCATACAAATCTCTAATTTTGAATATGTGTTGAAAACGAATCGTTTGAACTAGTTGAGTCATAAAATATACAAATCTGCAACTTGATAATTCGATAGCATACCAAACAATTATTTACACTTCTACTATCTGTCCCTGACAGTTGAAGGTAAGCTGCATCATCAGGATATCTGCGGAATTTTTCAGCATTTGCTCGGTTTGGGTCATGCACAGCTTGTAGTTTGATCGAATGGCATCCAAATCCTGCTGGAAAGTTTCCTTTGCCTTCTCCATATCGGCACCAACGCTTTCCGGATTGATTTGAAGATCCTCTAGCTTCTTGTTTAGTTTTGCGATGATATTTTCCGGAGTGTAGAACACGTTATCTCCTCGGAACACATCCAGCAGACGAAGCTCGGCGATGAGAGATTCCTCGACTCCCAGAGTTTTGTAGTATTTGGTAATTAAGGCGTTGAACTGCTCGTCGACGGTATTGATGCAATTGGTGAATCCGACACCAGCAAGGTTCATGTTCATATCGAGACTGGTGTTCAAG
It includes:
- the LOC129744594 gene encoding uncharacterized protein LOC129744594 produces the protein MKSITILIAFLAFANAARQPAKDVIAKFREVAPKYLDLMVNGENELAKIRQEASENVAQFHKTIIEMKEYYIINAEAKEEGIHNQIFNQDPSVDRTCLGFLNTSLDMNMNLAGVGFTNCINTVDEQFNALITKYYKTLGVEESLIAELRLLDVFRGDNVFYTPENIIAKLNKKLEDLQINPESVGADMEKAKETFQQDLDAIRSNYKLCMTQTEQMLKNSADILMMQLTFNCQGQIVEV